The Salarias fasciatus chromosome 16, fSalaFa1.1, whole genome shotgun sequence sequence GACCTAGTCTGGAACCTAaacttcttttttaatgtgacattatttcatttcactttcaaaagATGAACAAATCTGCCGACAGAACATTAAACTCCAGTCTTCTCCTCATCCTGAAACCTTCTCATCCTGGAGAGACGTTTACAATCAAACCAACTGCTCTGAAGCCGTGAAAGCTCCTTGACCTTCAGCACGAAGATAAACCTGCTCGTTACCTCTCAGATGTACTGTAATTCATTGAGCCTGGACTAAATGGAAGAACGCGCTTGTTTGTCCGTTTGCACTGGATCCAAATCTCCCATGGAAGGCGTCAGTAAAGGCAGTTTGTTCAGCTCAGCTGACAAAATATTGGAAGTGTTTTGATGAAGAGTCGCGCTCATCGGCAGTGATGGATGAGCGGAGCAGACATGAGGGGAGATGTTGGAGCAGCTGCGGACTTATCAGCAacttcatttccacagaaacacacaccgtTTAGCAAACAGCCTCTAATTGAATGAgctcacacgctcacacaccccTCCGTTACCTCCAGATGTGTGAGCGTGTGAAGTCTTGACACCTTGTGCGCGGGTTTGTTGATTGCGCGTGAGGCTGAGGAGACAGCGGCCTCTGGACCGAGAGCAGTCCGCTCCGCGCGCCTCCTGACCGGGCACAGGCGGCGCGCGGCCCCGCCGGCTGGGTGTTTATTAGGCTGGATCAGGACGGCAATCAGCTTCGACAAGGATTTCAGTTTCCCTTTCTGgaaaaagtgcttgatttttttttctttttttttttttttttttgcattcacctgaacatgtgaaaaaaagCGCAATAACGGGAGACCATAAAATGTAGAATAtttgggaaaacagaaaaaatatttcaagttCTGACCTATTTCTGTCAAGATTATTTACCTAAATGCCAAAGTTCTTATAATAAAGTCACAACTTTGACCGTTTTCTCAGAATCCTGACAACAACGTTGGAAATCTGTGCGTAAAGCCGGATTTCTGgcttttttctgaaaattttgGGAATTAAATGTGAATTGTAACTTTTTTTCAGAATTCAGGTTTTTAATTTTATGGAATTTAATTTTCTTAGCATGTAAATGTGATCACAgtgagaatttatttttcattatttgagATGTGCCCAAACCGTACAAAGATTATTATCATTTGAAGGTTTTCCAAAAACTGCTACTTTGTCCCTCTCTTGCTGATGAGTTTTAGCGCGTAAAACAGTATTTCAAAAGAAGTTTTAAGTCCTTTCCCTCTCCGCCCTCTCTGCCCGGGCTGCGGGTCCCTGAATCCGCCGGGACGCGCGGTGCCAGCCCGCCGCAGACCGAGCGTCTCTCCCCGGGAGatccaggacacacacaaaccccaGACCAcaaacacatatacacacagcTGTGAGACTCTGACACTtgtaaatgtaagaaaaaagaGTTTTAACTGCTGTCGATGCTTCAGTGTTGAAGATAAAGGAGGTCTCGCCGAGATTAGATGGAAATTGAATTAGATAATGAAGAGTTGTGTGAAAAGTGTATTATGAGGCTGAAGAAACTTCAAacacagttttaattaaaaactaaCAGCTAAAGCCCTCTTCTCCTGTCTTtaacaataatttaaaaaacacacgcctttgttttctctctctttttctgtcattAAATTTTCCTGACAACCCTCCAGGCTGTCAGGATCCAGCGGGACAGGCAGGCGCACATGCCCGAGCGAGAGCGCGCCGGGGCGGGCAGCCTGGTGCCGGGGCCGCGGTGTGGGTGGTGGAGGTCCGCCTCCAGCGTCCCGCACGGGCGGGTTCAACCCCGGAGGAGCGCGCCTGTGGCCGGAGCGGGCAGCCCGGTGCCGGTGGAGGAAGTCCGCTTCCAGCGTAGCGAacggcggaggaggagcgcaAAGGCGGCCGGGGCGCGCAGCCGGAGGGGCGGGCAGGCTGGAGCCGGGGCCGCGGTGGAGGGAGGCTCCCCCGGTGGAGGGAGCGACGCTCCGGGCTGAGAGAGGCAGTGGACCCGGGTCACACTCTGATCCACAGAAAGAGAAATACTCTGCCACGAATTCTGGTCAAAACGTTACAAAATCACTTCAAAAAACTGACTCTAAGCCACAAAACTTCAACATTATGATCGCTTTCGCATTCAACTGTCAAAAACCTCAAAGAAAGTAGATTGTGATCATTTTCTAACACAATGCACacaaaaatattgttttctttaataatgcataaaaaaaccaaagtgaattttaaataataaatccaAGCTTATTTTAATTGAATGTAATTTACAGATGACCTTTAACATCAAGGGTTGGTTTCACTTCTGCCCctataaacaaaataaatctactgagcagctgctgcaagTTTATACCTTTCAAAggagaaagtgaaaatgaaaaagacagaaagggTGAAGGACTGCTGAATGATACAGGTATACATTTTAAGGACTTTTTTTGTGAGACATTTTCACATGGCAGGTCAAACCTTTGTCTATATAATGAAATCAAAATAGAGAATaaaaatttattttgaaaaagagtAGAAATCCAGCAGTTGGTAAGCATTTTGTTGAACCACAGCTTTAGTTCAAACATTGAGCTTTTATTTTAGTGTCACGTTTTCGtttttatgctgatgatatGACTAAATTCATTTTCTATTTCAAACTCACACAAAATGTTAATCTTTCACTGTTTTACTGGAGACCAACATGAGGCACGCGGGCCAAAACCGGTCAACTGGAGTCTCCAAAGTGGACCTCGCCAAGTAATTTATTTACATGGTTTAACGTTTTGTTCAGCGTTAGCCAGCTCACCGAGGTCCTGTTAACGCGGTAAACCATCAAGTGAAAACgctaaacttttattttttaagacaCATTGAatacgcaactttttgaaaactggtcTCATGGTGGAACTTTTAAGAAAACACTGACTCCGTCTGTATGGGAACAGGCGATAACGACACTTGCTGGAAACACTGGAACAGTGTTCTCCAGCGTGTAAAACTGACCGGTTTTTGCTGTTAACACCTGTTTGCGAACGGTGTTGAAATCCCGGGGTAAGCGCGTCTGGCTGTAATGAGATGAAGGATTTGAGGAGGCGTCTCAGGTCGGCTCTGCGCTCACCTCACGCTGGAAACACACCAGCAGCGCGCTCCGACTGGAGCTGCCAGATAATTAGAGCCTGTTATTACAGGGATTTGGTTAACGTGACAGTGATGTATTGGTCCCACGTGGCTCAAGGGCAGAAAGCAGATGACGGCGTCCAACAGCCTGAGTCGGTACCGCCAGTTAAAAGGCGGTGGCGGCGGTAAGATCGGACCGCTCATTCAGCGACTGGACGAAGGCTCGTCACGTTGGATCAGGACAAACGACCGAAGAATCGCTCAACTTTTGTTctgaatgaacggttttgtctTTCACACCAGATTGCTGTGTACTAATTGAATTAGCCAATCAGCTTGATTTAAAAACGATCAGACATCCATTACTAAGATCCTGTTTGCacgttttttcatttcagagtcaGAACCTTCCGGAACAATTCTTCATATCCGGCTGCTCCATCGCCGATCGCAGACTTCCTTGAAGCTTTAACGAGTCACGTAGAGTTGAGGATCGTCGACATATTTGATGTGAAGAAGCACTCAGTGCTGTGATCTTGGGAGTTCTTGGGAGAAAAAGAACTTTTCCTTGTCTGCTTTGGTCCTTTCTGCTGATCAACAGTTTCATTTAACTTCATCTCGATGTGTGAACAACAGAGGAGCTCAGATTTACTGACCCCGGTGTCAAGTTTCCTTTGCGAGTTCTGCAGTCCTTAGATTTTCAGATAagtgagtttttcttttattactgTAGACAAGCTATGAGTTTTATCTTGTTTCTTTGGGATCAGCTGCTAACCCGACCAGGATCCCCTGGGAAACCAGATCTTGCGGTCGAACTATATGGTGAGTCTCCGAGTTCATGTCGAACAACACAAAGCCTGGCAGCCTTCCAGATTTCAGCCACAGCATGAAGCATGTGAGGCCCCTCATTGTTCCGGAGCTCGCAGTGGTTTTATGATCGAGCGTCGGTCATCTCGTAGCCTCCAGCAGAAGCATCTGAACCACGGCTCCCGGTGGTCTTCAGTTCAAAAAGGTTCCTCTGCTATTCGGCTTTGTTGTGGACACTTCTGCTAAATGTCCAAACAGAATGACCAAATTTCACTCctctcaagaaaaaaatactcgTGGTTAAAGCTGACCAGCAGTCAGATCCCTTTACACACATTTCACCTTCaatcttttgtgtttgtgttcctgagAAGTTAAAAACCAGAGCGTCAAACATGAATTCCTCTTTTTCAGAACCGGATGACGCTTGATGAGGACGGATTAACGTCTcgaggtgaaggtggaggctCGCTGGAACCTTCAGGAAGTTGACGAATGAAAGAGCTCGACTGGCGGTCTGTGTAGCATTCAATGGATTTATTCATCTGTTCAGTCCCTTGActatcgggggggggggggagaattACATGAtgaattcaaaaaaaaaaaaaaaaaaatcccacaacaAAAAGTTGTTACACTCACGTGAGGTCAGCctgccgctcacacacacactaacacactatcagacatacatacacacgctcgcgcgcacacacacacacacacacacgctcacgccAACCTCGGACCTCGTCTTACCTGAACTTGTGCATCCTCTACGAACCGACACTTACCAAGAGAGACGCCCTGCTCGAGTTAAATTACTACGACATGAGACCCccgagggggggagggggaggggggggggcagcccaAACTAATGAGCAATAAAACAAAGCTCCAGGATTTACCgacacttcctgtctgtcaaTCTGAActgagcggaggaggaggaggaggagggaggaggaggggggaggagtcGGCACATCACAGCAAAGCCTAGTAACATCACATCATACAGGACACGCCCTGCTCTCCCCTCTCGCCGCTTCCTGGAGGGCCTGAGGATCACGGGCAGCTTGGGAGTCGGACTCCGGTTCACCTGCAGGGTTCCCGTCAGGACCCGCTTGCTGGGGAGCCGGACTCCGGTCCCGCCGCTGGACGGAGGTCGCTGTGCTTTTTAAACGGGCTGCTCTCTGACAGCCGCTCCGGGAGGCGTTACTTTACAAAACGCAACAGGAAAAACCTGCAGCCGCCTCCCAAACTGCCCGCGAGCCGCCGTTAACATGGAGTCACAGAAAGCCCTGTGAGGACTGCTGGACGTCTGCTGGCTGCAGAGACACcggttgggggggtgggggggggacacaGCCGCCGTCACGTGTTAAGACTGAAGGAGGGACAGGTTAGCTTTCTACATCAGAAGTTCAAGTTCCCTACGAGTTAAAATCAaaccaaagaaacaaaaacaaaacaaaaccaaaaaaacaagagtCATGTGaagtggggggagggggagcgggAGGAGCAGTGGAAGAGCCGCCTCCTCTTCCAGGCCAGGAGGGACGACGCGGGTCTTCACGGAGTTTTCGAGGAGCATGAGTGAGTCAGCACGCCCAGGTCGTCCCCCGGTTCCCGTCAACCGTCCTTCAGCACTTCCAAAACGAAGCGAGCGTTCcagggaggaggggcggggctggaCGAGGAGCACGAGGAGCAGGGGGGCTGAAGGCGGGGCGTGACGTGGAGGGGCCTGGGGGGGGCGGAGGTGGCAGAGGAGGGGGCTCGGTCACTCGGTGGCCTTGAGCGAGAAGGAGAGCTTGGGCCTGGACTTTCCCTTCCCCAGGATGATTTtctgctcctccttctgctgCCTCTGACGGTCCTGCTCCAGCTTCATGCGCTCCTCGTGGATctttctctgctcctccacgATACGCAACTGATCCTCGGCCTGCGGGCACaagcaggaggtcagaggtcagagggagGGCTGACGGCTGCCTCAGTTTGCTGGACTCGAAGTGAACATGGCACAGGTGGAAAAGTATGATCAATTTAAACTACAGAGCGTCTTTGGCTGCTGGTTGCAGCGACGCAGACCGTATTGTTGACGAGGCGGAGATATGCAGATTTTGATCCTCAGTAGGTAATTTGcttggtgtgtttagtttgtgTAAAATCAGCTTATGTGTGCTCACAGCAGAGCTTTTTCTGAGTAATATGAGGTGAAATATATGCGATCTCCAGGATTAGCGCTCGGTTTATGCTTTTAATTGCAGATCTTGCCTCCAGGACCCGAACTGGGCTCCTCTGGAGTCGAACACTGATCActgtgatggaggtggaggagctgcgcTGTAAAGGGAGAGCCGGGGGGAATGTGAAGCAGGGCGACGGGTCGTACCAGTTTGGCCTGAGCCTCGGCGATCTTGCGGTTATTTTCTTCCAGGATTTTTTCCAGCTCCTCCCGCTTCGACTTTTCTTCCTCCTAGAGGGGTGACATGGTGCCATGTTAGCGCACAAACAGGCCGCAAAGCACTGGGACGcacgcacacgtacacacacacacacacacacacacacacacactcatactcaGGCGCACTTCTCACACACATGAAGTCACCACCAGCTAACGCACACAGTTCGTTTATCCTCTCACACGGTGCCTTGCTCTGCAGTCTCAACTGGTTTAACTAAATACATAAAGAGAGGGGGGCAaaaagcaggaaagaaaaataaaaactctccCTCTACTGCTGGTTATTTTTCTCCTAGAAAACTTTAAGCTAAACCACACCTCGGGCACTCACTGCATTACTGTGAtagacacttaaaaaaaaaaaaaaaaacccactcatCAAATCACACTcataaagagaaaacagagataTGACAGACAGTAAGAAAATACAGAGCAGGTTTTTAACATTataaacaagagagagagaagcataCAAATAAAAGAGGGAATAGTTTTGGCTCACCAATGCACGAATACCTACGCATTTTCCTTGCCTGTGTACCTACACAACTGGTGAAAGCATTCGGCATTAAACGGTTGAATATGTACAGCCTGGTCCGGGCTGTGCGGCCCCCTGCGGAgagagcagctccgggccggtGGGCTCTGCTCCACATGTGTCTTATGTGTGCAgtgctttgtgtctgtttagTCTGTACGGCGCTCGAGGACCACCCGACCACGGTACACTTACAGTACAGGACACGGGTCGACACGAGCTGAGAGGCTGCAGGGCCAGCTCGGGGCAACAGCTAGTTAGGAGGGGTGGGTGAGGGGGGTGTTTCCaaagtcaacaaaacaaaaaacagcacaatGGATGTACAGGAAAACAATATAACAGTGAGCAGCTGCAGGCCTAGAGGAGAAGCAAGTGGTGAGTACAGAACACAGCACATCGCGCGTTCTCAGGGAGGAGCTGCATCCAGTCATCAAACATGAAGCGTTAGgccacacaggtcagaggtcacaccgCTCATCCCCTCAAACTGTCGCCAGAGACAAAGCCACATTTTACTCATGGGTTCGGCTGTGGGTGAAGCTCAGAGGAGCCGCCTCTGCTGCGGCGGCAGAGCCGACggcaggaggccaggaggagtGATCTCCTGAACTCATCTGGTGTCCTGAACCTCTACAGATCTGATCCAAACCTCTACAGATCTGATCTAAACCTCTACAGATCTGATCTAAACCTCTACAGATCTGATCCAAACCTCTACAGATCTGATCCAAACCTCTACAGATCTGATCTAAACCTCTACAGATCTGATCTAAACCTCTACAGATCTGATCCAAAACTCTACAGATCTGATCCAAACCTCTACAGATCTGATCTAAACCTCTACAGATCTGGTCTAAACCTCTACAGATCTGGTCTAAACCTCTACAGATCTGGTCTCCTACACCTCTTCAGATCTAGTCTCCTAAACCTCTTCAGATCTAATCTAAACCTCTAAATATCTGGTCTTCTAAACCCCTACAGATCTGATCTAAACCTCTACAGATCTGGTCTCCTACACCTCTTCAGATCTAATCTAAACCTCTAAATATCTGGTCTCCTAAACCTCTATAGATCTGGTCTAAACCCCTACAGATTTAGTCTAAACCCCTAAAGATCTAGTCTAAACCCCTACAGATCTGGTCTCCTGAACCCCTACAGATCTGGGCTAAATCCATACAGATCTGGTGTCTTGACCCCTACGGATCTGGTCGCCTAAACCTCTTCAGATCTAATCTAAACGTCTACAGATCTGGTCTCCCGAACCTCTACAGATCTGTGGAGCTCTATTTGAGCTGCTAAACCCAGAAAAACCTTCACGTTTGAGGAAATGCTTCTAAATGGgggctgacagacagacagcgacTATAAAatgtgtgacagaaaaaaaaaaaaaaaactttattgaagACAATCATagaaatatttacaaaactGAGGTGGACCAGgtggaaaacaatgaagagaATGAAGACCAGCCATGGCAAAAGCCTCAGCAGCAGGCCAAAAGCAGGCAGAATTAACTATAAACTGGAAGAGTTAACCGGGTTAGTCGTTACATTAAAGTCTCGTTTGAAGTTGTGGGATCATTAAGAATTCCCTTCTCACAAATCTGACACTGGGCCAAGTACTGATGGACAAAACTACCTTAAACACAACTGTGGAAGCTTCTGGAACATCATCTAGATTTATACAAACACTATCAAACATGGAGTCCGAGCCCTGCACATCTTCTCACAGTTTCAAAATGATTTGaagaaatgtgagaaaacacTCTTCAgtctgatgaggaggaaggatgAAGGCCCTGAACATGGAGCGTCCAACACCCAGTGTCTGATATGAACTgagcaagaaaaaaagatatACAACAGAATCTATTCAAACTGTGTTTAAAGGGATTTCTCAGTGGCCCGGTTTAGGCCCGTGAGCCACTCGTTTCACCGCTTTTTAGTGTGTGCACTACTGATATAGATCACAGTACAAAAGTTCAAGTTAGATGAGTAGATGGATTTCACATATGAAGAGAACTGTGGAACTTTTTGCTGGATCTCTTCTAAACAGTTTAGGCCAGAAAACACCTGATGGGTTAAAGGattttgatttgaaataaatacaGGACGTCGCCCTCAGACTTGTGCCATGGCAGGTGGACCTCCACAGTCAGAGTGGGTGGGGTAAAGGGAGGGGGCTGCATTCCAAACGACCGAGCGTTACCTCTCTGGCTTTCTGAGCCGCCAGCTCGGCCTGCCgctgcctctccagctcctccagcagctgccgcTCCATGATGCGCTtggcctcctccacccgccgcaGCACCTCCCGCTCGATCTCGTCCTTAcgcttctccagctcctcctccacgcGCTTGgccaccagctcctccacccgccGGGCCGTCTCCTCCTCGATGAGCTTCTCCTCGATCTCCTGCTGCCGGCTGCACACgaccagaggagagagaagcgCCATGAAGACGTTTCACACCTTGATTCCTCAAGTCAACACACACCTTTCACCTTACAGCTGAAGGAAACTGCTGATGACCTTCAAATTCAGGAAAAGTAAATACTGTGGTGAAGAACTTTATCATCGATTTGAACAGGGTTTCAACTTTTTCTTGCCGTTTCCTAAAACAAACCTAAAGCTCCACGGTGGCTGGAGAGTCTTGGTTCCTGCCTGTCCAGCATTCTAGAATTCAAGATGTGCACGGCGAGTTCTGGGAAAACTCTGGCTTTCAGAGTGGAACTACCACTTTGTATGTATCAGAAGAATCAGACAATGTGGCACAACGTGACACAAGTGCACCTTGTCTTGACCAATTCACAGAGAACAGATGTAAAGCACGTCTGGATGCCAGACGGActgaaggagcagctgtgagggtGAAGTTCACCTGCTGAAAACTCTCCTTTAAATGTTCGATTTCTGCTCTGGCTGCCCTCCACACCTGAACTGAGCTGTCACACGGCTCCTGGCACACCGTAAACTCTCTCTACTCTCCCTGGATCTGATTTCATCCCGTCAGCTAGTGGAAACTGGAGACCTTGATCGGCCCCGGCCCCAGTCCCTCTGTGTCTTCATATTTACATCTCTATGCCTGCTAAGTGCTACACTGGCTATTAATctgcggggggaaaaaaagaagccgCCTGAGACGGCAGGTGTGGGACAGCAGCTCCCGTCTCAGGTGTCTGCCAGTCTCCACCTCAGTGGCGTCCCagtctctcactcacacacacacacacacacacacacacacacacacacacacacacacacacacacacacacacacacacacacacacacacacacacacacacacacacacacacacacacacacacacacacaagctctcTGTCACATTTAAGGACAAATCAGTCAAAGCAACAAGCAGGATGAGGGAAACCCAGAATTTCACTACagcttcctgtcagcctggTGTGCAAATACACACCAGGGCCGCAGCAAATAGTCAACAATGAAGAAAGATCTAATAGACTTCATATTTGGAAAAGTGGGGCCAAACCAATATGGATTTTTTGGAGGCAAATGCTGATTTCAATAATAGAGAATAATGTCTTTAATGTAATGACACACTGATCTGATCCTCCACACATGTTCATTATACATTTTAAAGATGGTGATCCCTTTGCATAATTAAGGTTTGATCCAATGTGTGTAGGCAGAAAGGGAAGTTGAGCATCCTGAATAATGGAGTGAAAGGAGAATATCCCCggttaatgaaatattttctattCTCTCTCAGAAGCTGCAGGGTCCAACAGACCACCAAATGTTCTGCAAAACACTTTCCTTTACTGTTGACATTGTTTCTGTCCTTTACAGGATATTCAGGACTTTTTTGAGTAAATCTTTCATGTCCATAAATTATTGATGGGAGTAAAACTAATAGCATGTGGGTTTTTTTATGCTCACTGAACAATAGCTTATCAGTTTGTATATCCCTATATTGACCATCTCTGCTCTAACTTTACAGTCTGAAAGGAGCTTATCAGCAGCAGTTGAATGACTCCTTTAAAGCCATCCATAAAGCACAAACATCTCTGGCTCATGCTCAATATGTACATTTGATATCAACTTGATGTCTTTGGGTAGTGTCAGTATCTGTACAGCAGGTTTCATTATTATCACAGTCACTGAACATTTCCAAAACATGGGAAACGCAAAGTCAACCAGTCTCTCAATGCTTTAAGCAAGCTTCTGGCTCATTTCAAAACTCTTCTCTTCTTTAAACAGCTGAACTCCCTCAAATTTCATTTTCCCTGAATCAACATGATCTGTCTCACAAcaggagacagcagcagagaccacGAGAAGTTTATCACAGAGCTCACACTTTACTTCAACAGATCCTGCATAAATCCACCTGAACATTTTCTTCAAGAAGACAAAGTGAGCTCATCCACGATAGTGAATGCAGACTTATAACTTCACAGCCGTTCTGAATCAGACGTAATGAAGTCAAATCTAAATAATACCACCACTAATACACagcaaagaaaatgtaattaccGAACCATCAAGAGTGGACGCGAagcagggtgtcaaacataaggctcggaGCCAAATCTGGCCTGTAGGATGACCCTGTTAAGTCTTAAAATGACACAATAACTGTATTTTAAATACAGAGACTGTGTGAAATCAGCAGAGATGACAGCAGTGAGAAGTAGAGCTGAATCCATTAACATTCATGCTGTGAAGATGAGTTTGTAAAGATGACGCCCGAGAGGTGACGATTAGTCTCTCCAACAACCATCCAGAAAGAGAAACGTATCTGCAGAAAGGACTGGAGATGACACCATATAACCTGCCACGTGACACCTCCTGAGCACCATAATGCTTTGTCAATCGTGGATGTTTTCAGGATAAAGCTGTACTGATACCGAGGGTAAACAGTGAAGCAGTAAATATAGAGGTTATGATGCTACtggaaggtcaaaggtcgaaTATAAGGCCCCTGAACTAACAGAGTTTGACAACCAAAGAGGTTGATTTAACCAAAATGTTGACTTCAAACTACTGGTAACAGAGGCAGGTTTTGACGTCCACCGGCTGTGGGTCTGGACAGGTGAGACCGGCCCACCTGAGTACCTGACAGAGGCTGTGGCCCAGCTCTGATCCAGCTGCAGTCCAGATGTggctctgcagcctctgccAGGTACATAGGTGAGCCGGGTCCAGCTGTGACCCACCCCTGATCCAGCTGTGCTGTCTGGCCCTGCAGAATCTCCAGCTGACGTTAGCGGTTCCcgtgtagcattagcatgctaaccCATGCAGAAAGCGGCTAGCCTAGCCTTTAGCTTAGCATGCTGCAGCCTCGCCGTGTTAACCTTGTAAGCTCGGGGCTTCTGGAACACTCAcatcttcctctgcctctccatctccgccttcctctcctcctcctccttcctctgcttctcGTCCAGAGCGTTCCTCTTGCTTAGCGTGCGGCCGAAGATGTCGATGCGCTCCGGGGGTGAAGCGGCTCTCTCTCTGGTGGACCGGGACCGAGACCGGGACTCCCTGCGCCGGTTCCTCTTGGACTCCCTGGACTTGGACCTCTTCTTGGAGCGCTCCCGATCTCTGGATCTGGACCGGGAGCGGCTCCTCTTCTTGCTGTGCTTGCTGCTCTTGGAGTGTTTGGAGCGGGACGAGCTGCGGCTCCGGGAGC is a genomic window containing:
- the LOC115402777 gene encoding arginine and glutamate-rich protein 1 is translated as MGRSRSRSSSRSKHSKSSKHSKKRSRSRSRSRDRERSKKRSKSRESKRNRRRESRSRSRSTRERAASPPERIDIFGRTLSKRNALDEKQRKEEEERKAEMERQRKIRQQEIEEKLIEEETARRVEELVAKRVEEELEKRKDEIEREVLRRVEEAKRIMERQLLEELERQRQAELAAQKAREEEEKSKREELEKILEENNRKIAEAQAKLAEDQLRIVEEQRKIHEERMKLEQDRQRQQKEEQKIILGKGKSRPKLSFSLKATE